Proteins found in one Miscanthus floridulus cultivar M001 chromosome 4, ASM1932011v1, whole genome shotgun sequence genomic segment:
- the LOC136549988 gene encoding ribulose-phosphate 3-epimerase, cytoplasmic isoform, producing MAAAKIAPSMLSSDFANLASEAERMVRLGADWLHMDIMDGHFVPNLTIGAPVIQSLRKHTKAYLDCHLMVTNPSDYVEPFGKAGASGFTFHIEVARDNWQDLIQSIKSKGMRPGVSLRPGTPVEEVFPLVEAENPVELVLVMTVEPGFGGQKFMPEMMDKVRTLRKKYPSLDIEVDGGLGPSTIDVAAAAGANCIVAGSSIFGAADPGAVISVLRKSVEGSQNKN from the exons ATGGCGGCGGCGAAGATAGCGCCGTCGATGCTGTCGTCGGACTTTGCCAACCTCGCCTCGGAGGCTGAGCGCATGGTCCGCCTAGGCGCCGACTGGCTACATATGGACATTATG GATGG GCACTTCGTTCCTAATCTGACTATTGGGGCTCCGGTGATCCAGAgcttgaggaaacataccaa AGCATATTTGGACTGCCATCTTATGGTCACAAACCCTTCAGATTACGTAGAACCATTTGGAAAGGCTGGCGCTTCTGGATTCACATTCCATATAGAAGTTGCTAGAG ACAACTGGCAAGATCTCATCCAAAGCATTAAATCAAAGGGTATGCGGCCTGGTGTATCATTGAGGCCAGGTACTCCAGTGGAGGAAGTTTTTCCCCTG GTGGAAGCAGAAAATCCAGTAGAATTGGTTCTTGTGATGACAGTTGAGCCTGGTTTTGGTGGTCAGAAATTTATGCCAGAAATGATGGATAAG GTGCGCACACTGAGAAAGAAGTACCCTTCCCTTGACATAGAG GTTGATGGTGGTCTAGGTCCTTCAACCATAGATGtggccgcagctgctggggccAATTGCATCGTCGCTGGAAGCTCTATATTTGGCGCTGCGGACCCAGGAGCCGTCATATCTGTGCTGAGGAAGAGCGTTGAGGGCTCTCAGAACAAAAACTGA